Within Corvus cornix cornix isolate S_Up_H32 chromosome Z, ASM73873v5, whole genome shotgun sequence, the genomic segment aaccaatgagttacaagccagggggaggatacaatgtAACAGGAACCACTGGGGGAAACTGAGAGGCGGGAATTATAACAGAGAACAATGAACAACCGAGGAACCGAgaattttcccgaacctggGGAGGCGGCTTGGACCCTGGCAcggcttaggcttctgagccgcccctcGACCTgccctctgagtctgcctcttcgggaaactTGATccaggggaggggctgggattgattggcatcacgttgccccagccccgcagtgggctgggtcacgCCAACAGCTCTGGGCATTTATCCATTCCAAGGATGGTGACAAGGGGCACAAAAGAAAGGACTCATCACAATCCAACCCAGGCACACAAAGTCTGACAGTGCACAGAACACGCACTGTAACTCAGCATCGGGGACACATTGCCTCAAGGTCAGTCATTTGAGCTGGCGGAGTGACTGATTTGGGCATCCACATTTGCCATTTCTTTGGTTGGGTCCCCAGCCTGCAGATGCTCCATGTAATGCAGCACTTTCCCTATTCTCTTTAATAAGAACACTCCAGTTTTGCAGAGTGCCGCAGGCATTTGTCTCTGGGCTGCCCCATGGTGTCACAGTTCCTTGTGCTCAGTGCGGGTCCACAGCCATGCAAGGCACACAGTCCTCTGGCTCATTCCAGGCTCGGCCACCACCAGCCGCTGCCTAGAAAGCTGCTGTGAAAGCAAGGATCTTATGAGGCATGGAGCAAATACATATCCAGTGACTCACTTCCCTGAcgataaaaaagaaaattgtcacttacattttctctcctttggcTTCTAGAGCAGTATCCATCCTGTTCAGTGAAACTGCCTTCAGCATCACCAGACAACTAGGCTCTGGGACAGCTATCACAGTAACTGAATAGCATGTGGTCCAAAATATTTGAGAGACTGTTTACTTTTTCTGCAGATCAGTTTCTTAACTCAACTGTCATGACATTAATTTCTCATGGTAACTGTGGGGGAAACCTGTGACCGCTATCTGTGGAGTATCCTGAGCAACCTATTatgaataaaagtgaaaatagcTTCCTACCCGCATATAAAACCCAGagattctttttcaaaaatagcGTTTGACCCAAATTGTACCAGAGGCATTTTCACAAAATGTCAGCTGCCAAGGAGACATCAGCTGCAAATCCCAGAGCTAAGCCTATCGTGCCCCAGCCCATTTGGAGAAGAGCTGTGAGTCCTCAGCACAGGCCTGACCCCATGTCCATTGCAGCCATCTCTGTACAGATGCCTCCTGTCCGCAGAAAATGCCCAGCACAACAGAGCTGGAAACCTAAAGCAGCTAAACACCATCACTCACAAGAATAGTTAATCTCATAATCACCAGCTCAGCTGGCTGTAATTGTCAATATATTGTTTTATGAGGTTCCATTGGCAGGAAATGAATGATTTCTATCTCCCAAAGATGAAACAACTCCCCGGGTACGGTACAGGGATTATTTATatagaaaagaataaatcatAATGAAAGTggcaggaaataaataaaagggcAATTCTGCTGGCTGAGTGTCTGGAGTTGAAATTTCTATTTGAGAGAGGTTCCAGGGATTTTCTATATTACTTTAGTTATTTAACCCTAGCTCCAATTTTAATGGATactgatttctgttttgttcagatATATTAAGTGTCAGGCTATTTGTGCCTTCAGAATGTAACTATATATCTAAtttggagggggaaaaaccTCAAATAAATGTGGAAAGTGCTTTAATCTTCTGGTAAAATATACAGTTATGAAAGAAACATCTAGTCATTCTGCACCGTCAAAGTTCCCGTTTTGCTGCACCCCTCTGCAAGGGATATAGGTACAAAGCCAAAAGTAAAGCTAAATATGTGTcaggaaataatatttatctGCTACTGAGTGTGGtattcactttaaaaaaatgaaatgatcAGGTGAAGTGGCATGATGAAACAAGATTcaccataggaaaaaaaataagattcgAAGCTGAAACCTCCAAGAGCATTGAACAGGGAAGCATCTGTGGAAGAGCAAAAATTTTACCATTTGCTTTGCCTCCTTTTACATCTCACAGATAAAAACAACTGCACCATCACTTTCCGTAtaggctttttattttgatacaGTGTCTTTTTTAGCAGATGCagtgaaaatagaaaacaatgTGACTGGGCACAAGTTTGGCACGCAGCCTTCCCTTAACCAACAGAActggcatttgtttttcttctgactttCTCACATGCAAATAGatttattcaatatttttacAGGAAACCATGAGTATATTTAAGTCCTCTTTTCCCATAATTCTCTTGCCTACCAAGCTCATTCCACAATCTTTTTAGTGTTGCACTAACATATCAATTCCATGTTACCTCAGAGCAATTAGACAgagtttattctgtgattttgagtcACAACACCCATTCTGTCAACACAGTGACAGTAGTTGGAGACCAGATGTCAAAACAGCTCCAAGGTTTGTCTCATGAAGGGAGCAGCCTTCAGAAAGCCTTCAATCAACTTGTACGACCTGATAGACCTGTGGATGGGTGATGTATATCCACCGGGCATGTAGATCAACTCTGGAAGTTTTGCAGGCTTCTTCCCCTGTGCACCTACTCTTGCACTGTCTCCAAGAGCCCACATAGATTTCACCAGAGGAAAGCAGGCTGAACTAAGAATTCAATCAGCAAAAGTGGTGCTCCATACATCAAAAATCATTTTAGTTGATTTTACTATTTAAAGTGTTGAAACAAGGTTTTACCTCTAGGTAAAAACACTGTCAACAGCAAGGCAGAAACAAAAGCCAGGAACCCTAAAAACAGCTTCCTGCCCTGTTAGAGCAACTGAAGACTTTGGGTTTCCTTTTGGCATGCTTCTATGCAAATGTTGAAACTCATCTCCAGAAATACACACTCGTAACCTAACACACTTTCTTGAGGAGCAACCATATGGTCTGGATGTGAAAAAGCAGTCTGCACGGTGCATACTGCATAACTGTTCAGAGATAGATGTGGTGGTTTGATGACTTGTACAGGCTGCCTGCTCTCCTCTGTCTTTATaattaaagcattattttaaactaCATAGCATGAATTCATCCTCTTGTGTCCTCAGTTCCTCCTTATAGCTTTTCCCTCTTctaaatttaatatattttcccattctttttccctttacagCCAAGAACTGAAGCAATTCATTTCTCAGCAATCCCTTCTTGCTGCTTTCCTAATACCCATGTGCATTAAAACCTCATCCATCATTGTTTTCAGAGTCAGCTTTTTAATCAGATCTGTATGTATATTGGTTTGAGCATGTGGCAGTTTAATTACCCTCTTGAATATGTGAAACACATCTTTGTCATATCTACTTATATCTGAAGAGAGCCATCCTATAACACTAATTAAAGAAGGATGATGACAATTTTTCCATACTCAAATTATGTCCCATCTGTCTAGTCATCCTCCTGTTCACTCTCTGGATTAATTAAGGGTGGGGAAAGGTTGTTTCCCTGGAGTTTTGCCTAATGCAGGATGAAAAGTCTGTTTTAACGAAGAAACATaccaaattccttttttcttatcCCAGAATAAAACACATTGCAAGGCAGAACagtcttttgttttgctgcactCTGATCATATATTGAATGGCACCATGAGTCCTGTTCATGCAAGTTTGCTGATTCTAGCAGTTGGTCTGAAGGGACGTGCAGCAAGGTCAGCAAGTCACAGCTAGATACTGTCCTCTGATACCTGGAACCAGAGTAGAACCCAATTTTGTGTTGGTATGATTAAGTAGAGGGCACCACAGTACCAAAGGGGCACAGTGTGAAGGCACAGCAGCTTTTCGGCATTGCCTTTTATCTGCATGAGAGTATTTTGCCCATAGGCATTTTCTTTAGATATTTGAGACATTGGGGTAAATTACAGAATCTTCTGGTCTTTCATAGTCAGAAAAGTTTCAAAGAATTTATTCTTATTAGCGAGACTGGGTTTGCTTCTTTCTAAACCTACCTGCACAGATCCTGTTGTACATTCAGTCAGACCTCCCAGATGCCTAAGCCATTAATCTTCATGTAAACAGCAactgaaaaagcttttaatGCAGGAAAGGATGGAAAGCCCTGAGGAGTCAGGACTGTGTATCACCAGGAAGGAAGGGATGCTACTTGTACTAGATGCTGGCATACTTCCACACAACTCTCAGAGGACACGTGCCAGCTGCTATCACATgccaaaaagtgaaaaatgaggcAGTAGAATTGGTGTCAGCAAGGCCTGGGCTTCCCTGGACATCATTACAAGGGTGGGCTGAGACAGAGAATCATTTTGATCCACTCctactttaaaagcttttccactgctttttcttgctgctggtggtggtgggttCAGGTTTTGGGGgctttggtttttgctttgtttgttttggtttttgattGTGTTTTTCTTATTCCCTTAGCTGAGACTGATGACAGTGTCCTTCACTCTTAAGAGTGAGCTGCCACCAGAGATTTTATTAGCTCAGAGAGTGACGGTGCTTTTATTATCCTGATTCTCCAGTTTATACAAGGCAAATATGCtctatgaaattaatttatagaAATTACTACATGGTATTAATTTAGGGTCATCAATTGCGTAGTCTATTCTGATCCTTTAGTTAGGCCAGGAGATAATAATGGCTATAAATTTGCATAAAACAGAGCAGCTAAATATTAAAACtgctaaaataaatttctttaataGCAATCATATTTCATTGTCATTGCTCATATACTCTATATAAACCTAGTTTTAATTCCAATATTTCTTCATGCCTTCtgtacatttttccttctttttccccctctggcCTAATGCAAAGCTAAACAAGGTTCTTACGAACGCTTCACTTTGCAGATTATCTGTCACATGCTGATCCATTTTCCAAACTAcgtgattaaaaaaaatacagctcacCATACATAACAGattatttacatgtattttttcttatggAGTGTTGCAGCTCATCATTttataactttaaaataaaattttcctggGATGATGATAAATTCAAACCATGCTAGACAGGCAGCCTATGGCTAGGTATTTCAGCATTTGCTATGACACAAGGTTAAAGAAAGTTTTTTACAATCTCAAAGTTTCATTGTGGTGAGTTTTTTAACCTCAAGTTATTACAGCACTGGAAGATTAATTACTTagacacagagataaaaaaaaacttctgttttccttttttttttactttgcataGTTGTTGCTATTGTATCTACACTACTGCATTACTCATTTCTGTCACCATTTTCTCCTCAATTAGACCCCAACAGTCAATGGCTCTTCTCCCtattaaatttgttttatctttttgtgGTCTTGCAACCTTTAACCCTTACATTGTTTTCCATCTAGACCAAACTGccctggaaagaaaatgaactcttcTTTAAGTGAAATTACAGAGGTTGTCTCACACAGCCATTCCAGCGTACTCCTGCATGAAAATCCTATGCAGAGCAGGTGAGaaccacacaaaacaaaaccaaaatatcagGTTTTTTTAGTTCTGTCAGCCAAGAAACATTCtccaagtatttaaaataacactTCCAGACATCCTAAAATCTGCTACCTTTTCTACATGCATATGGTTTTGAGCCACTTGCACAGTAACTCTTGCCTCAGATTTGGAATGCTGTTTTCTCCCATGCAACTCTGCAAGTAATCAGCATAAAGTTGCACACTTAGATTCATTTTAGAATTCTATAGGCTCCTAGGGATTTTGCACCTGGCTCATGCAGTAAGCACACATTCTTTAAGACATTAAAAAGTTCTGGCCACAAGAATATTTGAATTTAAACAATACATTGGTATTTGAGTCCTTAGACAAATATTCTTTCACTAAGTACTgtgaaaaaagaagacaatttAATAATGGATCCtatttctagtatttttttatACCTCCAACCCAGCTCTACAATATGAATGGTAGAGTAGCAAAAGGGGACACTAAGAgatatgatgaaaaaaaatttttgccTTAGTCAAGTATAATCATGAGAAAATGGGCTAACAGTAGTATGAAAAAATGTGACCCTGCTATCCACACACAGAGGTTGAAACTGCATTCTCCCACTCCAAAAAAGTCTCAATAAAATCTTCAAATGTGATTGTTTCATCCCGCCTGCAAAATAGAAAATCTAGTCTTGTAGAAAGatatgaaagtattttatttttgtaatatgtTGTTAAGTTTCCTGTAAGATTGCAATTTAGTATTCAATTTCTCCTCTTGCCTCCCCACTGCTAAGCTGGTTAATTGGTCACCCTTTTCCCCCTGTTTTGGACATCTTAGGAATTACCTTTACAAGCAGTGTTTACAAGATTTTACTTATAAGAACAATGTCAGTAAAACCTGAGCATTTGCTTTGAAAGCAATAGCAGCATAGTCAataccaaaaaataaatacaaagaggAGTGGCTTCACTTGCAAACTCTTTTTTAACTAGTCCATCATTGTAAGCATTTCCATGAATTTAATAACAGTACTAATATTCTGAACCTAATGTAATAAATGAAGGGTGATCATATTACccagttttaaaaattgcctTAGATAATGTAATCATTTACTTGCTCTAATTGAATTCCACTTTACAtcatttaataaatgaatgcTGATCATTTGACATAATTGAATAAGTAGTTCAGCTCATTCTCTGTACTTCTTAGgtcaaaaattatttgtgtcaTCTTCCAGGATGGTATTGTGATATTTTAGAGTTAGGCTCCATTTCTTCTCTCAGCTTCTTTATTACCCTGTGTAATTCCACCTTACAAGTAGGAAGGAGCCTACCCTAGCCCAGCAGGCcaaatttttcaagaaaatacatAGTGTAACTCTACAACAGACTACAAAAGCCATAATTTCAATTAAAGAGGAATTTTAACTGATTTAACAATATCCAAGTGAGGTAGGCAGGGACTGAGTCTTCAAACACCTTCTAGCAACGCCcagattttctcctttgtgtttgtgagacagaatttaattttaagctgAAAATACAGGAGATTTGATGAAGAAAATCTCATAATTCAGAAGCTGAATTATGTGCAACTCAGATTTAAATCAAGCCATCATTcacagtaaaggaaaaaatggaaaaaaatacagaattattgggaaaaaaagacagaaagaaggaaagacaaagtTGAGAAAAAGCTGCAACAatgcattttacatttcagCAATAATTCTACCTTTCTGACTCTTGCCTTCTACAAAAGATATCACAGTATAATCACCAGTTCACACATGGAATATATgggtacacacacacacacatatatataaactCTATAAAAGAGTAACCACAGAATGCATTTCCAGCTTTGCACTGGACATCAGTTTTTCCCCCTTCAAATCCAAAGCAAcacaattttcagaaatgttaactgtaagtctgctgctgctttcctaaaaagctgttaatttttttagattATGAAAAACAACTGGTAATCCTTTCAGAATTAAGAACACAAAATGCATAGAATGCAATAGCACCCAAGGATTTATGTATCTGATAATATAGAAATAAAGTGCACTTGCTTAAAACAGTGATGgcttaggttttaacttttatatttttcaaatcctgtactgcacagtgtgtaactctgaagtttcatGTAGCCTGTTaactgctgttctctcatgctggttagacataacaaacctctccaagcctgctctccaaggacacctgGACTGTCCTAGGCCTAAGATATGTAAACTAACATCTTAGGAAGGGGGAGTAAACTTGGGGTAGTCACATCATTAACTGGGGTTGTAACTGGAGAACTGatcctgatatgcaaatggaccgAATTTATAAAAGTGGGAAGAACTCATGacttggggtccatcttgggtgtagccccTTGACTCCTCCAAGGGGTGTAccttgaaggcccttcaaatacATACGTACCttttttcccttattcttgtGTAGTCTCCGTGTTTTTGGTGGCCATCTCAGGCATCAATAgcaccatttttatttcaagagaaGTTATTCCTGTCCAGAAGTAATTATTCAGAATCCAACTGCCAAACACCTAAGGGGTAATAAATCTATTGTTTTGTCTTCTACTCTACTACCAGCCATTTGTAGCTGTAGTATGTCTGTCTCATGCATCCTCACACTTATTACCGGGTTTAAGATCTGCTCTTCTACGGGGAAGAACATGCAAGGGCAAAAATAACTACTAAAAGCTATTTCATTTTATGTCCAGTTAATTCATATCATATATATCTTGTAATTTTCTTAGTACAGTAAGAGTAGAGGGAGTCATGCATGACCTTAACTTTTAGCAGACAGGACAGCAGATGAGGACAGCCACAAAATTAACTCTTTAATCACCTTGAAATTATTACTTTCTGCTTAGTCATGAAAAATATGGGCATTCCCCTCTGAGAGGCTCTGGCTCAAAACCTGTGAAGGAAGTTGTAAGGTATAAGATTTGAGAAGAATAATAACCCCCTTAATAAAGGCAAATGGTAAAAAGGTACTGCATCCACTCCACTCTTCCACTTTCCTTTCTCCAACATACCCTTTTCTCCATGGGCCTGTTGCTGTCACTTCATTTTCACTATATCTTTTTAATGTCATAACCATAATTTGCATTACAAAGCATTTATGTGGTGCCAGGGTACCACAGAGTCCCTACTGTGGTGCTTAACTAGACAAACTTCATTCTTTGCCACACACATCCCATGTCAACCaacatgaaagaaacatttccttctATTATATCACTCAAAGACACAACcatttcctttatttactttggaacatttactttttttttttaagaattagaCATCTAATGAAttagttatttttgtttatctAAATCAATACCTTAACTGTTTGAGGTAGGCTTGTGggaaagtatttcatttttggTGGGTTattttggttggtgtttttgtttggtttggggggttttcctACTGAAGAAGCTCTGCAGTATATTTCATGTTTGATCTTTACATGGCTAATAATTAGCATGAAAGAACTTACCTAATGTcctctggtttttcttttttctgctcatGAAAATCAGTATCTGGTGATTTAGGGTCTGAAATTTGCAGTAAGTTACCTGAAATTTAGCAGTAAACTTAGAGCAATCATGATTGAGCTATTACTTCATGTGATAAGGGAGTTGCCAGATCCAGCAGTTTTTGTGACCCAgatcttttccttgtttccagTCCATTAAAACCTGATGTGGTGCAGTTGTAAGCCCTGGAGATCCCCTACATACACTTACCAAAGGACCGAGCTGCTAGAGTTCCCATTCCCAGGTCAGCAGAGAGGCTTAAGGGACTTCCCAAGCAGACACATGTATACGAGCAGACACACTGCACAGCCCGATGCAGGTAGAGCACAGCTCTTGCCAGCACCTCTCTAAACACCGACAGCACTAACACAAACAAGCATATGAGTACCACACATGCTAACTTAGTCCCTTTCAGCACATGCAGGCTAGAGGGAGACTGACAGAAAATGGGCGACAAGAGGAATTAGTAAGAAAAGGGTAGACATGCCTTAAGAAAAAGCAGTGTATTGCTGGTGTAATTCAAGCACACATGTGACCCCACATTGTTTTTCTGGCAGAAATAATTGACTCATTCCTTGCTCTGtcatgaaataaatgaatgaatacAGACAGACTTTCTTCCTCTATGATTTGGGAATTGCTCCTGTGCAACTCCCAAGACTGCTTTACCTCCTGCTGCATGCCATCTTATTAGTTATTCTGTTGCTGTCAAACCTATTTAGATTGTACCCTCACACCACTTCAAAAACTGACATGTATTTTCACTGAAGAATAAGTTAGTTCTTAAACCAGAATTcgaggaagaaaaagaaaaaaaaatattaaactttcTCGAAAGGTCTTCTTATAGAAAAACCAAAGCATTCAACAAGTTTGAAAGCAGAAGAATCTGAACATTAATTTCTCTCCAATATTCTACTACAGTTTAGCTTCAGTCCAAAAGTTCAGTTCATGACCCCATAACAAGCTGCCCTGAGCCAGATATGCCTTTTCTTACTGCTTCCCCTGCCCTCACATACAGTAGTTTTGTGTCTGCACATGTTGAAGACCCAACCCCAGAAGCTTTTCAGATAAGAATGCTTATTGAAAAAAGCACCATGGGAGGACTGATCTAATATCATgacattaaagaaataaatccagCAGTGATCAATTAGTTTGATTtacatgaaattttttttttttaagttgtattCCAATGCAAACACAAAGTAGTACAAAACCAAGGACACATGCAGCAGGTCCAGCAAAGCAGCTAGTACCTATAGACCTGTGAGAAGGTAAACGAGTCCAGAATATTGAGGTCATGGAATGGCTGATGTCTCATGAGGATGCCGTTGCTGACACCAGCCAAGAACTCCAAGATGCTTAGCAGAGTACAACACCCAAATACGTACATCATGGCAAAACACAACTGGTCTTCCAGCTTCTTTAGACAGCCTTCTGGAGAAAGCTGCTCTACATGGTCTAAGTCTCCCTTACAGTGAGGATGCTTCTCCTTACAGCAGCTTTCAGGGACACAAGCTGGATGATACCAAGAAGATGATGCCTTTAGCCAGTCTGTGTAGTTGTGGACCCCACAACACCGCAGCTTCCTCTGCATTACAtccacagcactgcttccaGGATCCTGGGAACACGTCCAATTGTGCTGGTGAACAAGGTAACCCATAGCACTTTCCAGCTGAGAAGATGTCCTAATACAGTAGGAACGTGCCAGAACTGCTGAAGACATTTCCAGGCaaagaaggagcagcagcaaatacATGAGAGTCCCTTGCTTATTGCGGGAACACTTAACAGAAATAGAGACAGCCAGAACTCCAGTAGGCAGCAATGTAAGTGCAGTTGCAAGAGCCAACCAACCAGGGAGAGACAAGTAAGACTCCGGAAATAAGTATC encodes:
- the LOC104689797 gene encoding tetraspanin-3-like, producing the protein MRRVRAMVGLLSLWCYEDTYLRSFAQSLLKLLGFIFWGTAAAQAFGGVLVILLFRNYRYLFPESYLSLPGWLALATALTLLPTGVLAVSISVKCSRNKQGTLMYLLLLLLCLEMSSAVLARSYCIRTSSQLESAMGYLVHQHNWTCSQDPGSSAVDVMQRKLRCCGVHNYTDWLKASSSWYHPACVPESCCKEKHPHCKGDLDHVEQLSPEGCLKKLEDQLCFAMMYVFGCCTLLSILEFLAGVSNGILMRHQPFHDLNILDSFTFSQVYRY